The following proteins come from a genomic window of Pecten maximus unplaced genomic scaffold, xPecMax1.1, whole genome shotgun sequence:
- the LOC117320041 gene encoding N-alpha-acetyltransferase 20-like, with translation MGKAEGGGELWHGHVTALTIAPEYRRLGLAGKLMNILEEISEKKHCYFVDLFVRVSNKVAVEMYNKLGYGVYRRVIEYYSGEVDEDAF, from the exons ATGGGAAAGGCCGAGGGAGGAGGTGAACTGTGGCATGGTCATGTGACCGCACTAACTATAGCTCCAGAGTACCGACGCCTCGGTCTGGCTGGAAAACTTATGAACATACTGGAAGAAATCTCAGAAAA GAAACATTGCTACTTTGTCGACCTCTTTGTGAGGGTGTCAAACAAGGTTGCCGTGGAGATGTACAACAAGCTTGGTTATGGTGTGTACCGTCGGGTCATTGAGTACTACTCAGGTGAAGTGGACGAGGATGCTTTCG